The genome window ctcgtctattacatcgcctttgaccaaattgacccagaagggtgctcctttcaggtggtcggatgagtgtgaagagagctttctgaagctcaagactgccttgaccacaactccagttctagttttagctttagcttcaggctcttatacagtgtattgtgatgcttctcgaattagtattgggtgtgtcttgatgcaagagggtagagtaattacttatgcttcacgccagttgaagccccatgagaagaactaccctgttcataaTTTGGAATTTgctgccattgttcatgcattgaagatttggaggaattatctctatggtgtgtcttgtgaggtatttacagatcatcaaagacttcagcacttgttcaaataaaaggatctaaatttgaggcagcggagatgattGAAGctgctaaaggattatgatatcagcattctgtatcatcccgggaaggccaatatggtggccggtgccttgagtagaaaagcgatgagtatgggtagccttgcattcattcctgctGGTGAGAGACCTTTTGCAgttgatgtttaggccttggccaaccagttagTGAGATTATATGTTTCAGAGCtcagttgggttctagcttgtgtagtttctcgatcttccttatatgatcgcatcatagagcgccagtataatgattcccatttgcttgtccttaaggacacggttcagcacggtggtGCTAGgaatgttactattggggatgatggtgtattgcgGATACAGGTCAGGatgtgtgtgcccaatgtagatggtttgcatgagttgattctcgaggaggctcacagttcgcggtactccattcatctaggtgccgcaaagatgtatcaggacttgagacaatgttataggtggaggagaatgaagaaggatataatggGATTCGTAGCTCGATGCCTTAATTTTTAGCAGGTGAAGTGTGagaatcagagaccgggtggattgcttcagaggcttgagattccggagtggaaatgggagcgtatcaccatggattttgtagtttggctcccacggacttcgaggaagttcgatgctatttgggtgattgtggatcggctgaccaagtccgcgcacttcattctaattgggactacttattcttcagagcggttggctaaaagttacatctgcgagattgtctgccttcatggtgtgccggtgtccatcatttcagatcgaggcacacagtttacatcacaattttggagagccgtgcaacgagagttgggcacccaagttgctttgagtacaacatttcaccctcagatgaacggacagtccgagcgcactattcagatatgtGAAgacatgctacgtgcttgtgtcattgattttgggggttcttgggatccgtttctACCACTCGcgtagtttgcctacaacaacagctaccagtcgagcattcggaTGGacctgtatgaggctttgtatggtagatggTGTCTatctccggtgggttagtttgagcctggggaggctaggctaatgggtactgacttggttcagtatgctttggacaaagttaaattgattcaggatcggcatcacacagcgcagtctagacaaaagatttacgccgataggaaggttcgtgatgttgctttcatggttgggggaaaggtactgctcaaggtttcacccatgaagggtgttatgagattcgggaagaagggcaagttgagcccccggtatattgggccgtttgaggtgcttcagaggatcgGAAATGtgtcttacaagcttgccttgccacctagtttgtcgagtgtgcatccagtgttttatgtttctatgctccggaagtatgtcggcgatccatctcatgttttggatttcagcacggttcagttggatggtgatttgacttatgatgtggagccgatggccattttggattggcaggtttgaaagttgaggtcaaaggacatagcttcagtgaaggtgtagtggagaggtcagccagttgaggaggctacttgggagatcgagcgggagatgcagagaagatatccatgcctatttgagactccaggtacatttctagacccgttcgaggacgaacgtttgtttaagaggggggaaACGTAACGACTTGgcaggtcattttgagagttgtagcctcgttgccccatttactgctcattttgtactttatagttgctatgtgacttgccggggtagtcggttcggatCCGGagggatttcagaatgaattgagacacttagtcttaaggttggaagcttaagttgaaaaggttgaccagatgtagACTTATGTTTAaatgactctagaatggagtttttatggttctgttagctccgttgggtgattttggacttaagagcgtgtccagattgtgacttggaggtctatagttgaattatgcttgaaatggcgaaatttagaaatttggaagtttgatcgagagtggactttgtggttaccgagcTCAGATTGgagtttcggaagttggagtaagtctgtgatgtcatttgtgacttgtgtgcaaattttagggtcaatcgaacgtgatttgatagatttcggcattgtttgtagaagttagaatttccttagtttcaataggcttgaattggggtgcgaattatgttttttatgttgtttgaggtgatttgaggtctcgactaagttcgtatcatattttaggacttgtagatatgtttggttgaggtcccgagggcctcggattaatttcggatggttaacgggtcaaAAACAAGACTTAGTGCATTGTTGAAGGAAGGAGTCTGCTGgagtaatcgcacctgcagattttTGATCGCAGGTAcgatctcgcagaagcgagcatggaAGTGTAGAAGCGGAAAGGAGAGAGTGGGGCAGTGGCCGCATGTGCGAGGGAAATTTCGCACCTACGTGATCGCAGATACGGactgcttctcgcagaagcggaagggcgatcgcagaagcggaggcagtgcAGCCTTGGCAAAACTGCAGAAGCTGTACGTTTTCCGCAAAagaggaaccgcagatgcggttaagtgtccgcatGAGCGAAAAGGCTGGACAGAACAtttaaattcaagggttcgcgatttttcttcattttgaacatttcaTGCACGGGATTGGGCTTTTTTTTAGAGGAgttttgaggggtttcttgaggtaagtcacttgtgttcatttttaatcaataatcatgtttccccattgaatttcccacctagtttgtgtatatttaaggtggaatttgagaATTtggggctagggatttggagagtttgattttggattttgggtggcgatttggtgttggattttgataaatttggtatggttggactcgtggttggatgggcttttgagttttatgacttttatcggatttcgagatgtgggcctggggggcggcttttgagtcgacttttgacttttgattaataacttagtatttttcttatggaattaaatcctttagctcgtgttgattatctcgaactgtttgtggctagattcgaggcatttggaggctgattcaCGAGGCAAGAGCATGTTGGAGTGGGGATttgcacgatttgaggtaagtaacagttctaaatttgattctgagggtatgaaaccccgtaatatGTGTCATGCGATTGGTTTTGAGgttacgcacatgctaggtgacgggcatgtgggcgtgcaccgtaggaattatgacttggtcaattccatggaactgaatAGTTGAAAagaatctgttgttatctgtatattctccatgtgttatagaaattgaactgcaaatcatgtttagactatgtgttggcattgtagggacccacagaggtcgtgtacacgTTGAATTAGCTGCGAAATTGCTATTTTGTACTCAATCgtagttttacttgcatattatcgcaatctctattgttcattattgatacattatatcattgttgtttgggctgattatcatgattactgagagtcgagagactagagaggttgatgactgagtgaggccgggggcctaattgtgaggatatttatgggatcgggatgcacgccgcaacatattttattgatttatgccatgattggcttgttatagcgtttgggctgaaaaagccccttcggagtctgtacactcacagtgagcgcagttgatctgtattgagggatggatcttaccCGAATCACTTATATTTGGGGATGAATTTTTTCTtagctggattggccttatacagtactgagtgactaactgtcagtcgatatatatatatatatatatatatatatatatatatccccctGGGGTGGATTAGCCATACAACATGTAGATGTAGAGAGATCGTAtacctcatatcattcagaattgatttaTCTTACTtgcactgagtttaactgttgaacttgaaagcatgcctatctttcTATGTTGTAATTTCTGTAATTGACCTATatccgtgaagctcgtcactattttcagtccattatttagtcttgttacttactgagttggttgtactcacgctacacctctacacttcatgtgcagatccaggtgttttcggacacggtgggtgttgatcTCTTTGCACAGCTTGATCGTTTGGAGATTCCAAGATAGTTgcccggcgttcgcagaccttgtctcttcttccctatctttcaggtttatgtatttagttttagtCTTTCATGGACAGTATTTCtagacttgtgttgtatagacgctcatgtactgagtgacaccccgatattgggAATTTTCCTATTGGCTTTTGACCTTCTATCAAGTTTTGAGGGTTTTGATGATTTACACATgtattattcttatttttcatttaaaagtgttggaaatattttgaagtgtcggcttgcctagtatcacattaggcaccatcacgacaggctaagttttggatcgtgacaattatATTGGTTGTTTCCTATTTTGAACCATATATGGACTATGGAGTAGTATAAGTACAAGCAATTATCCAATAAAATTCATTTTAATAAACCATTTGACGGTTCGTTGTGCCATATCAAATTCAAATTATATACAGTCGACAAATTAAAGTGAACTGTCCTTATCTAGACCTATTAATCGACTATATACATGAATCTGTTGTTTTCCTGTTCCATTTATTATGTCTAGTTAATTTTCTTGTTTACCCTTAGAAAAAGAGTAGATAAAATACTTAATTAAGTGGAGAAAAACTCTAccaatatatattcatataaGAATAAGATATGAGCATTGAAACCTTATTCATTAGGACCACAAAGGAGAGGGGACTGGCGGCTAAGCAATCAGCTTACACCACCAGTAAACACCTCCCAAATATTTGCATAAAGTTCATATAAAAATTTAGATGCTGAATTAACATTTTGTAACTTAATTAGTAAATGGATGGATGGGATCTGTTTGCCCTTAGCTAGACGTCTCAAGCTTCGAATCCTGAAAAATTCATGATAGAAAGTGTTTTGTGACGCCCATGATGGAGGCGGGCCGACGAGGGCATGTTAAGTAGAACTGGCAGGCTTCTAGACTAGCAAACTTCGGAAAAAGGAGTGCACATATTACCTTAGGCAAATCCCACATCGAAATGGAAGAGGAAAGTGAAAAGCTTTATAAGGCACAACACAAGATTGCATGATGCGTGCACTTTTGGGGCTCGATGTGGCGTAGTCCAAGGGACAAACCTTTAGGTTTGTTTGTCCAAAGCGGACAATATATGCCATGGACTTGGGTCGTGATATGTTTCTCCCTTAAATGAATTCTACACAGTACGATTTTTGGATTAATCGAATAATGGATTccgaatactaaatgattaaaaaattagtaaaaaaaaCAGACAGAGCGGAGCGACTCAAATTTCAAAGGGACTATATATGTAAGAAAAAACAATAATAGAGGTCAAATAAGAACAGTATTAGACATACTGGCAAGTGGTAATGCTACATCATATTCAGCCATAGCCGACGCTTAAGACAAATTTCATCTTCTTCTGCTTCTTCCTTTAATTATTTTAATCTTCTATCTTTTTCAGGTAACCTTTTAAAAAAAGTTGCTCAGGCTTGGCAACTTCTCTATATATATAAGTGAATGGAAAAGCCGCAAATGTATTCTTATTAAGGTTTACTGCTAAGACAAACTTACACAAAAAGTTTGAAACATAGAAAAATAAAATGGATTCCTATTCATATGCTATTTCCTCCTCTTCTTCTAATTCTACTTCCTCTAGTTCTATTCCATATTCACAAGAAGTAAAGAAAAACAAACCATTATCTTCATATCATTCCTCACTTCATGGAGTTCGTAGGCTCCCATCAAAACCAATGACTAAACAACCAATTGCCCCATTGCCACCAACACGTCCTAAAATCTACAAAGTGGAACCTGCTAATTTCAAGGAAGTCGTCCAAATGCTCACTGTTGCTCCTGAGTTTCAATCCAACTCCATTAATTCTAGTTGTGGTTCTGACCCTGGCTCTGGCTCCGGCTCTAGTTCTAGTAATTCCAGTTCGAGACGTTTACAAGATGTGGCTCCTCCACCACTTGATCTCTCACCAGTTTCATTGCCAAAAAATGGCAATAATATTGCTGCACAATGGCGCGAGTTCCTACGTCCTTCTTCCTCAAACAACCAAGTTGAATCAATTAATGCGACCAGCAATGACTCGACAAATGAAGCACAAGAAAGATCACATGCAACGCCACGAAATCTATCAGAAAATTATTTTGGATCGTGCAGTCCGCTAGCTAATTTTCCTCTATCGCCTGCTTCTTTTGCATGGTGTTCTTCTATTCTTCTAAGCCCTGGAACCCTTCCTTCACCAAATGCGGTTCTTTAGCACTTTTGATATTGCCTCGACTTATTTGAGAGTTGTAACTTATTATGCTTTAATGTTTACAATATGAGTAGTATTATATATATTTACTTGTGGGGTTGGATCAAGAATTTGAATTGGAACAAAATTAAAGATATCACAACTCAAATACTTGAAGCTGCTTTATTTTCTTCACTTTAACCTTTTCTTCCAATTCCAAAACATCAAATGTATTGTATTTCAAATTTCATTCAAAAAGTAACTAGGTTTACAGTTTCAACATACTAAAAATCATTTCCTCTTCTAACACATTCTTCCCAACTACTCATAAACAATCCTTGCACCAAgagaaatttaaaaagaaaaattatgtgTTTGCCAGCAACCCAAACCTTAATTAATTATACATACATATTCAACCTTGAATCAagaacttttttttaaaattaaacattCATATTCGACTTTGAACCAGGAGGAATTATGTTGTGGAGTTGGTGAGACATTTGCTCTTGAGCTCTAGCATATGAGGTGGTTCACCCCGAAATGTGTTGAAGCAGAGCAATTGACTAGACATCTAGGCTAAAGCATTATTTCAGTGCTGATGTAAATTAAGAGTCTACTAAAACTAAATTgttggttctctatcagttccacAGAATATACACACAGCAGTAAGTAAATAGCACAACaatattttacgtgaaaaactctcaGCTCACGGAATtaaaatcacgacctacactcgtaggatttcaacttcactaaccaaACAACTTtatattacaacctattgtaacctaggaattaaactcttaatccctcatcTACTTGCAATAACTATATTGCAATTCtgtttgtaataactctattacaaaactAATCACTTTGACTAACTGTAGTCAAACACAAATAcaaggtttatgatttacaaaggtaTCCTATGAGATGCTTCTAAATAAGCTGAATAGGAGTTACAAGTGAATAACATTAATAAAGATACAACAAAGCTAAGGACACACGATGTACTCAATGCTAGGATCTGGCCCTTCGTTCTGTTGTTACATTGTTCTTCAATACCTTAGAGTAAATGAAGGCGGTCGCACACTTGCGAGTAAATGCATTTTAGGGTTTGCAAGTGTGTGTAATCCCTTGCCTCATGTTGGTAATATATAAGTGAGGTTACCAAGGATGATGCAAGCAAATGTCTGATACATAGCATGCTTCAACGGTGACTGTTGCAATATTGGGTGTGCAGTGCAGCAGCTTTAACAGCTGTAAAGAGTTGACTTGTACTATGACCGGAGGAACTGATATCCATATGTTCCCTCTGTCATTCCCTTAACTGATTTCATTAGAACTTGTGCCAGACATTTGACTTGTTGTTCTGAGCACTGAGAGGTTTTGAATCAGGTTCCCTATCTGGTTCTCATATGAAATTTGTTAAATTATCAAAACAAAAaggcacataacttatcaattttcccctttttgatgatgacaaacttagaatTGAAATTCCCCCTCATAACAAGATCTTTATATTGTTCCCCCTGCAGATTTTCCATATTCTCCCTGAGAATCTGTTTCTCCCTTTCAATTTTCTACCcatttttggcatcataaaaagaattGTGCAAGTAAACACAAAAAACAAGTCTAGCAAAGTTAACTTATGCCACTTGTGAGCACACAACATAGCTAAATATTGAACACAAGAGTATAACATGCATAGAAAGAGGACTAAGATGCTCATTAAATTTAAGGAGAAGAAAAACAAATAGTAGTACAATCATtacaaaacatccacaaaataaaCATTACTAAAGTACCACAGTCATAGGGACAAGATATCAAAACAGGACACTAGAGAATAGAACAGGGGCTGATAAAGTGGACACTCACAAGGGGACAATTTAGGGGGCACTTGAAGATGGAGGGAAGGACGAAGGGGCAAGAGCCTTGAGGAGATCATCCACTCGAGCATAAACAGCCTTCTGCTCATTGATCAGCTGCTCTTTCAGGTTCTCAACATGTTTCCTCAGCTCTGCATTATAAGTCATCAAGCGGGCAACTTCAGCACCTTGAGCACTACTAGAACCAGGTTCTGCACTGGCTTGACTAAGCTTTCCCTAAAGAATGAAATTAAGGGCCTTCAGCCTCCTTATATCCTCGTTAGCAGCACTCTAAGCATCAATCAACTGAGAAATTATAGAATTACTACCAACTCCCGCCTTCTTATCAATACACTCGCATTCTTCCAAGGTATTCATTGACAACATTTGCTTATGAGTTCCCACGGTTGCTCTCCCCAAGGGCACTTTAAAATGTTCAAAAACATTAATGAGCAAGAATCCATATGGCAACCCATGGTTCCCATCCTTGTGAAGTCTGCTAACTTCTTCATGTGTTCAATCAGGATCCCGGGCAGATTGATAGAAGTGTATCCGCCCAATGCCTCTATCGATGTAATGGATCGTCTTTCAGCTCGCGATAGCAGAaccttgttcaccatctcaaaCATGAGTTGGTATTCTGGAAGTAGTACCCTCTTGTGCACTCGTTCCCCTTGTTGAACAGCCTGAGGCTTTAGAATCAGCTTCCTAAAACTTCGGGAGCAAGTCCTCTCAACAATTGAGATCCCCTCAGCATGCATATCAAGAATATGTCCCAGCACAACCTCATCAAGTACAAAATCCACCCATTTACCTTCAAGGAAATGTTTTCATCCTCCACAGTGAACAGATCATCATAAAAACTGCGAACTTCCTCCTCATAAACCTTTGGACTCTGAACAGTAAACAGATGAGTCCACTTATGGAATTTTCATATTTCAACCAATTGCCTCATGCCTGACTTGTCAAGAATGTCAGTATCAAAAACCCTTCCCCATAGCACTTTTTGCTTCTTCaggtttgattttttatttttcaatctCAGACACATCATCTTTGGCCCTTTttaaggaaccaggttcctcactaCTACTTGGCTTTCTCTCGTCGGACTTCTTCTTCCCAACACCTTTCTCCTTCCCAGTAGATTTTTCCTTCTTACCAGAATACTCCTTCTCAGGACTTTCTTCGCTCCCTAAATCCTGTCTTGTATAAATACGGAATATCTTGTGCACCGAGTTACTTTTTTAGTAAAGGATAACTGCATTTGCATGTCTTATTTCTAAACATTCTAATAACTCAGTCTCACGTGGGGTTAGATTTGGATGTTTGGGGACCATAGGACAAGGATATAGTCTTCAATCCAGTTGTCCCTTGAAAGTTGAAAGTCTTGTGGGCGTGCAAACTGCAAACCATGTAACACAATCTAAAATTGACTTTGAATACATCCTACGTGGTGTCctgtaattaaaaaaaaaaaagagttagaatAAATCATTTGACTGCAACAGCATGGCTTGAGCAGGTCTTTAGGTTGGAAAATAAGTAatgttatattatattatattcttgtattttaattatgttatATAACTATAATTGTATTGGTAAATGGAATCATTTACTATATAAATACTCCTATGAAGTATGTAATTTTTTCTTTAAAAGAATGACAAAATTATTTAAACATGAAATTGAGAAATTATGATTGAACATAGACAAACTAAGATAAGGGTAAATGAGAAAGATAAGAAGTCCAAAGAAAAATTGACCTAAGATAAATGTACTACTCTAAAATTTCCAGATTTTTATGTAAAGAACATATAAAATCAGTAAccaaattcaaaattttaattaattaatgctATTTCAAAATTATATTTTTGCAATTCACTACTAAAAAGGTCTTATACTAATTAATACTAAAGATTATTCCTTATTAGCTTCTCGTACTTTAATGGGCGACATACATGTACAACCTAGATTAATCAAAtatattaatcaatcaatcaattataCCTCAATCATATTAGTTTGAATTGAATCTATGAATAATTCGCATCTATTCCTTCATTTCGATGCTTCAATCTCATTCCAttctaaataaatattatggCTTTTGAAAAAAATTAATTCTCCAAATATCATACTTATTCTAACCAAATAGGAGTatactaatagcctgtttggccaagcatCTTTTTGGCTAAAAGTGTTTTTAGTAGAATATTTGGCCAACCGAATAGGAGAAATATTTGGCATAACTGTCACAATTACATAGAATCATTTTATTCGCTTAACTTGCAACTAATTTTTCTTTCTAAAGATTTATTTGGTACATCAAGACAAGAATtaaaacaatttgatatattgaTAATGGAAACAGATCATTTCAGGACAAAAGAAGAGTCAAGAGTCCCTCTAAATGAATGGCAATAGGGCAGACTGGCAAGTCCATAGCCAACTATTCAGGTCAATCTGGTACAAAGAGCACAAAACCAAATTTAGATTCTGCACCTGAAGTAGACTCATTTTGTGTTTTGACCAGACAAGGGAGATAACAACTCTCCCAACTATAAACACATACCCCAAGCACCCGAGGGTGTCGCCTAGTAATCAATGAAATGGGTTGAGAACCTTGAAGTCTCAAGTTCAAATTCAAACGGTGGCAAAAACACTATGTGATTTCTTCTCATCCGTCCAAGCATTGGTGGACAAAGTTATCTGATACTTTACTGACGGGAGGTAATAGGTACCCCATTGAATTAGTCGAAGAACATGCAAGCTCGCTCGAGCACCACGATTATAAAAAAACAAATTAAACATATACCTCAACTTACCTTAT of Nicotiana tomentosiformis chromosome 7, ASM39032v3, whole genome shotgun sequence contains these proteins:
- the LOC104095719 gene encoding uncharacterized protein; the protein is MDSYSYAISSSSSNSTSSSSIPYSQEVKKNKPLSSYHSSLHGVRRLPSKPMTKQPIAPLPPTRPKIYKVEPANFKEVVQMLTVAPEFQSNSINSSCGSDPGSGSGSSSSNSSSRRLQDVAPPPLDLSPVSLPKNGNNIAAQWREFLRPSSSNNQVESINATSNDSTNEAQERSHATPRNLSENYFGSCSPLANFPLSPASFAWCSSILLSPGTLPSPNAVL